A stretch of DNA from Spirosoma endbachense:
CTTTCCTGAGGTCAGGAAAGGGCTATCATCTATTGAACCATGACACAATCTCGTCGCGAATTTCTAAATCAGCTCGGTCTGGCAGCCGCAGGTATGAGCCTGTCAACCGTTTTCCCATCGCCAACCATGGCCAGTACGGACGCGAAAAAATTCAGTTTCGATATTTCGCTGGCCGAGTTTTCGTTTGCCGGAGAACTGATGTCGGGCAAGATGACAAACATGGATTTTCCGGCCAGGGCCAAAAACGATTTTGGCATCAATGTGCTCGAATATGTTTCCATGTTTTTCAACAATAAGCATACCGATCAGTCTTACCTGAAAGAACTTAAACAACGATGCGATGACCTCGGCCTGAAAAACAACCTCATCATGGTTGATGGGGCTAATATTGCCGATCTGGACGCAACCAAACGCCAGCAGGCCGTGGAAGCACACTATGCCTGGGTCGATGCGGCCAGGTACCTGGGCTGTAGTTCGATCCGGGTCAATTTCGGCGACACGTCAAAAGCCATTTCGGGTGCTGCCGATGATCCGGCCGATGAAGCCGCCAAAACCGCAGCCGATGGCTATCATAAATTACTGGAATATGCCGCCAAATCGAGCATGAACGTCATTGTCGAAAATCACTTTGGTAATTCAACCGATATCGACTGGCTGGTGGGCATTCTTAAGCAGGTAAACATGCCCAATGCCGGTTTACTGCCCGACTTCGGCAACTTCTGCAGGCAGCGTAGCAAACCCGAAACCAACGACATCAAAGGCATAATGGGCACCAAATGCATTCAGGAATATGATCGCTATGAAGGCGTAAAAAAAATGATGCCCTACGCCAAAGGTATCAGCGCGAAAACGCACAAGTTCGATGCGAATGGCAATGAAACTGAAACTGATTTTCGGCGCATGTTCAAGATCATCAAAGATGGTGGATTTAAGGGTTATGTAGGCATAGAATACGAAGGGGGTATCATGAGTATGTACAATCCAACGGGTGGCTATCTGCCGAGTGCCGAAGGGATCAAAGCAACCAAAACGCTGCTTGAGCGGGTCCGAACAGAACTTGCCTAAACGCTTAACAATCTACCCTTTATGCTGCGTAAATTCCTGAAAATCCTACTGGGCCTGGTCTTATTTCTGGCTCTGTTAGTAGGTGGGTTCGTTGTGTTTGGCATGTATGTTACCCGTCAGCTTCCCTGGCAAAAGCCCATATTCGACACCGTTCGACCAGCCGATCCTGGCCAGGTTGGTGATAAAGGCGTTTTGATTTTCTCGAAAACCAACGGTTTCCGCCACGAATCGATTGAGCCGGGTATCGAAGCACTGAAAAAAGCTGGAAAGGAAAAAGGCTGGGACGTTAGAACCACGGAGAACGGTGCGTTTTTCACTGATGATTACCTGCGTCGGTTCAAAGTGGTTGTATTTCTCTCCACTACAGGCGACATTCTGACTGCGGATCAGGAAAAAGTGTTCGAAAACTTTATCGAAAATGGTGGTGGTTACGTAGGTATTCATGCAGCCTCCGACACCGAGTATAGCTGGGATTGGTATGATCACCTGTTGGGTACGCACTTCCGCGATCACCCCCTGTATCCCGAACATACGCCTGAGGCTGAGCTAATTACCGACATCCGTACGCACCCTACCACAAAGCACTTACCCGCCAAATGGCGGAAAGCCGATGAATGGTATAACTTCAAACAAAGCGTTCGGGGAAAAGACAGCATTCAGGTATTACTGACGTTGAACGAAGCCTCTTATAAAGCAACCTGGCCTAAAGCGATGGGTGGTGATCATCCGATTTCATGGACCAATGTGGTTGGGAAAGGGCGTGTTTTTTATACGGGCATGGGGCATACCAACGAAACCTTCACAGACCCAAACGCAATGCCGCATATAGTTGCTGGTATCGAATGGGCAGGACGGTTTGAGTAATCTCTATTGCCAGATGCTTTGGCGGGGTCAGGTTTCAGATCCTGGCCCCGCTTTCGTTTATTTAGTCAGGTTATTGTAGCCAATTAGCTGAATACCTTTGACTTTGATCAGTTCTTTCACACGTGGGCTGGTCCAGATATCCGTTACACCCTGGCGGTCAATAGCAACGTTCTCATAACCAATGTGATGAATGGCCCGCACTTCGGGCGTATCAAGCCCAGGATGATCGACGAACAGATAGGTTTTCCCAGGTTCGAGGCTTTCGAGCATCTTCGTAAAACTTTGTAGTTTTTCTTCAAAAGTCGCATGGTCCCCTATATAACCCGTATAGGTAACTCCCGACTTGGCCAGGCTCATATCGTAGTGAGGAACATGGTATTCCTGCGCTAACTTCTTAACAAGTGCTTTCACCTCGTCATTCAGACTGGTACAACCCATATGGCCGGAGAAGTGGCTTATTTTGGGAATTTTCTTGAACGCCAGCTCTATTTGAGCCCGAAATTCTTTTTCTACATCGGCCAGTTTCCAGTCATTTTCTACCACCGAACGCTTAGGATAATTTTTGTTTGGGCGAACCATGGGGTAAAAATAGCCATCAGCATCGCGAAGGCTGGGGCAGTCGGACAGCGGTCGCCACTTAATATTATCCCACTCGCTGGTCAGTGTTAAATGAATGCCAATGTCCGCATTCGGAATCTGTTTCAGCATCTCGACGGCTTCCGGAAACCAGGGCGAAGGCACAAGTACTTCGATTGATTTTTCGATCCCGTCTTTATAGCATTTCAGAATCGCTTCATTGCCCGCGTGCGAATAACCCATGTCATCACCACGAATGATCAGACGGGGAGGATTTACCTGAGCATCAGCCGGATATAGACCTGCCAGAAGCAGGCATGAAAGCAGAAATTTTCTAGTCATCAGTTGTAGGAAGGGTTTAATTTTATGAGCGAAAGTAAACTAAACTTTTGTACGAATTCCTCCCAAACGAAGAAAGCGGCTGCTCTGCCGCTTTCTTCGTTTGGGAGGAAGCCCACTATTATTTATCATCAAAACTCTGGATCATGTTCCGATACATGGTTTTCGTTTTCCACTGCCCACCCGCAATAATGCGCCGGACTGTAAACAACGGCATCTGGTCATCGCGCTTGTCAGCCAGCGTAAAGGCTGCCAGATAACCCCGCTTTTGCAACTCAGGAAGGGCCGCTTTATTCCAAAGTCCAAACGGATACGCGAAGTATTTGATCGGCTTACCGACAATGCTTTCCAGTTTGGCATTAGGCTCTTCAATCTGAATTTTCCAGTCGTCGCCCTGGTATTTTTTTACGTTGTGGTGATCCCACGTATGCGCCCCAATCGTATGGCCGCGATCCGACAGATCTTTGATCTGGGTCTTATCCATGTAGGGCTGCTTACCATGTCGGCCAATAGCAACCGTCATGATAAAAAACGTACCCTTAAAGCCATGTTTTTCGAGTTCTGGAGCCGCAACGGTGTATTGATCAAGGTCGCCATCATCGAAGGTAAGCATGACCGGCTTTTTAGGTAACGGTGCACCTGTGGTCATATACGCATAAAGCTGATCGGGCAATATGGTATGGTAACCGCTGTCGGCCAGCATCTGCATTTGCTCGCGGAAAGCCGCTACGGGTATAATGTAATCTTTCGACGTTTGCGAATCACTGGCCCGCCAGTCGCGAATTTGGTGATAACAAAGAATCGGAACCTGAGGACGCGCCAGAATGGTTGCCGCATCGGCGATTTTATTGGCCGGAATGCTTGCCGGATCAACCGTGGGTGTTGTTTCGGCTTTAGCCTCAGCTGGTTTCCCGGCTTTGGGCGCATCTGTCACAGCCGTCGAGTCTGTTGTTTCGGCCGTATCGGACCCTTTGGATTGGCATCCAGATAAGCCACGGGCTATAAACGTAGACAGACAGATTGCTGCCAGGAATGGAAATAAGTTACGCGAAATCATAATAGTCTAGTATGTCCCCAAACATACAGAAAAGAGTTTGGCTGATAGTAGACTTTTTAAACGATCAGGTGGAATTTAATGCTACGGCCCTACATAGTAAGGCTGCGCCAACTATAAAATGTGTTCAGCGCAGCCACATAGGTGCTATTTTATTCTATCAGTCTACGAATCCTTATTGAGCAATAATTACTATAATCAGTCTTTCTGCCAAAAAAATTACTACAAACCTCTTCTAAACAGCTGATTTGAAAAATTTTATGCCGATCCAGTTCAGGAATGACTTGACCAGAGAACTACTGGTAAATCCGTCTAGTAGAGATTGACGTGCCACCGCATTTAGCTCACCCACTAAATTTTTGCCTTTTCCGTAATAAATAATTTTATCGGTTGCCACTTCGACGATTGACAACACATCATTCTTCGCATTCTTTTGGCCAGCCGCCATGGATACGGCGTATGTACGAGCTGTATCAACCGTTTCTGTATAGATAAATGTGGGCTCACTGTTTCTGTAGTAAACCACTAAGTAATTATTCATGTCAGAGGTACAAGTGTTGTGAATTGGAGTTGTCTTTTATTTAAGCTAAATCACTAATTACTAACTCAAATGTAAACTATTGGATGCCTAAAACCCAATAAGTAACTTTATGACTTACCAATAGGATTGTTGGTCACATTTAACGAATGATATTTTTATAACGAACCTCCCTTTTCTTAAAAACGTTATGTAAAAGGCTATTCATAACGCCCTTTCTCTGATTAAATGCTTTACCCCAATACACTAGAACTAAAATTAGGTTTTGACACCATTCGCGAACGGCTCAAAGATGCCTGTATCAGCCAGCTGGGTCAGGACTATGTTGAGAAGATTCGCTTTACGGATAATATTCAGCTGATCGATAAATTACTGCGTCAGACGGACGAATTTAAACAGATCGTTCAGTATGAACCCGATTTTCCAAGCAGTAATTACATTGACGTTCGCCC
This window harbors:
- a CDS encoding polysaccharide deacetylase family protein; the encoded protein is MTRKFLLSCLLLAGLYPADAQVNPPRLIIRGDDMGYSHAGNEAILKCYKDGIEKSIEVLVPSPWFPEAVEMLKQIPNADIGIHLTLTSEWDNIKWRPLSDCPSLRDADGYFYPMVRPNKNYPKRSVVENDWKLADVEKEFRAQIELAFKKIPKISHFSGHMGCTSLNDEVKALVKKLAQEYHVPHYDMSLAKSGVTYTGYIGDHATFEEKLQSFTKMLESLEPGKTYLFVDHPGLDTPEVRAIHHIGYENVAIDRQGVTDIWTSPRVKELIKVKGIQLIGYNNLTK
- a CDS encoding sugar phosphate isomerase/epimerase family protein; its protein translation is MTQSRREFLNQLGLAAAGMSLSTVFPSPTMASTDAKKFSFDISLAEFSFAGELMSGKMTNMDFPARAKNDFGINVLEYVSMFFNNKHTDQSYLKELKQRCDDLGLKNNLIMVDGANIADLDATKRQQAVEAHYAWVDAARYLGCSSIRVNFGDTSKAISGAADDPADEAAKTAADGYHKLLEYAAKSSMNVIVENHFGNSTDIDWLVGILKQVNMPNAGLLPDFGNFCRQRSKPETNDIKGIMGTKCIQEYDRYEGVKKMMPYAKGISAKTHKFDANGNETETDFRRMFKIIKDGGFKGYVGIEYEGGIMSMYNPTGGYLPSAEGIKATKTLLERVRTELA
- a CDS encoding ThuA domain-containing protein; translated protein: MLRKFLKILLGLVLFLALLVGGFVVFGMYVTRQLPWQKPIFDTVRPADPGQVGDKGVLIFSKTNGFRHESIEPGIEALKKAGKEKGWDVRTTENGAFFTDDYLRRFKVVVFLSTTGDILTADQEKVFENFIENGGGYVGIHAASDTEYSWDWYDHLLGTHFRDHPLYPEHTPEAELITDIRTHPTTKHLPAKWRKADEWYNFKQSVRGKDSIQVLLTLNEASYKATWPKAMGGDHPISWTNVVGKGRVFYTGMGHTNETFTDPNAMPHIVAGIEWAGRFE
- a CDS encoding polysaccharide deacetylase family protein, coding for MISRNLFPFLAAICLSTFIARGLSGCQSKGSDTAETTDSTAVTDAPKAGKPAEAKAETTPTVDPASIPANKIADAATILARPQVPILCYHQIRDWRASDSQTSKDYIIPVAAFREQMQMLADSGYHTILPDQLYAYMTTGAPLPKKPVMLTFDDGDLDQYTVAAPELEKHGFKGTFFIMTVAIGRHGKQPYMDKTQIKDLSDRGHTIGAHTWDHHNVKKYQGDDWKIQIEEPNAKLESIVGKPIKYFAYPFGLWNKAALPELQKRGYLAAFTLADKRDDQMPLFTVRRIIAGGQWKTKTMYRNMIQSFDDK